In Sceloporus undulatus isolate JIND9_A2432 ecotype Alabama chromosome 10, SceUnd_v1.1, whole genome shotgun sequence, the following proteins share a genomic window:
- the ISYNA1 gene encoding inositol-3-phosphate synthase 1: VVASPTSNYHRRLHCGQIQLPARSKSAQENGVTKVKPSSTRLTFCTERHVPKLGVMLVGWGGNNGTTVTAAVLANKLGLTWMTKVGQKRANYYGSLLQASTVCLGNGPAGEVYIPFCDLLPMVHPNDIVFDGWDISSLNLADAMCRAQVLDWPLQEQLRPYMESMKPRPSIYIPEFIAANQEERADNVLMGTKAEQVAQIRRDIRDFKNSSGVAKVIVLWTANTERFCDVMPGMNDTAENLLQAIESGREVSPSTLFAVASILEGCPYINGSPQNTFVPGAIELATQHQVFIAGDDFKSGQTKLKSVLVDFLVSSGIKPVSIVSYNHLGNNDGRNLSAPAQFRST, from the exons GTGGTGGCGAGTCCGACGTCAAATTACCACCGCAGACTTCATTGCGGCCAAATACAACTACCCGCACGGTCCAAGTCTGCCCAGGAGAATGGAGTCACCAAG GTCAAACCATCATCCACTCGTCTCACTTTCTGCACTGAGAGGCATGTCCCCAAGCTGGGCGTGATGCTTGTCGGCTGGGGAGGGAACAACGGGACGACCGTGACGGCCGCCGTCCTGGCCAACAAGCTCGGCCTGACCTGGATGACCAAAGTGGGCCAAAAG CGTGCCAACTACTACGGTTCCCTCTTGCAAGCGTCCACAGTCTGCTTGGGCAATGGCCCCGCTGGCGAAGTCTACATCCCCTTCTGTGATCTGCTCCCCATGGTGCATCCCAATGATATTGTCTTTGATG GCTGGGATATCTCCTCCTTGAACCTGGCTGATGCCATGTGCAGGGCCCAAGTCTTGGACTGGCCGCTGCAGGAGCAACTCCGGCCATACATGGAGAGCATGAAGCCCCGGCCATCCATCTACATCCCTGAGTTCATTGCAGCAAACCAGGAGGAACGGGCTGACAATGTGCTGATGGGGACCAAAGCTGAGCAG GTGGCCCAAATCCGTCGTGATATCCGTGACTTCAAGAACAGCAGTGGGGTGGCCAAAGTCATCGTTCTTTGGACAGCAAACACTGAGCGTTTCTGCGACGTCATGCCTGGCATGAACGACACGGCCGAAAACTTACTCCAAGCCATTGAG TCTGGTCGGGAAGTGTCCCCATCCACCCTCTTCGCTGTGGCCAGCATCCTGGAGGGCTGCCCCTATATCAACGGGTCCCCCCAGAATACCTTTGTGCCCGGAGCCATCGAACTCGCCACCCAACACCAAGTCTTCATTGCTGGGGACGACTTCAAGTCTGGTCAGACAAAACTCAAATCTGTCCTGGTGGATTTCCTCGTCAGCTCCGGGATTAAG cCGGTCTCCATTGTTAGCTACAACCACCTGGGCAACAACGACGGGCGCAATCTCTCAGCTCCGGCCCAGTTTC GTTCCACCTGA